Proteins encoded within one genomic window of Gammaproteobacteria bacterium:
- a CDS encoding LemA family protein: protein MLYVLGLIIVIVVFVIGIYNKLVGAKNQVKNAFSQIDVQLTRRHDLIPNLIEAVKGYMKHESETLEAVVNARNAAVSGLQAAAADPSNPEAIENLSKAEGQLNGALGRLFALAEAYPDLKANENMMQFQEELTSTENRVAFARQAFNDAVMRFNTMREQFPNNFVVGFFPGKFNAAQHLQIEDGKTEVPKVSFD, encoded by the coding sequence ATGTTGTATGTATTAGGCCTGATTATTGTAATTGTCGTATTCGTTATTGGCATTTACAACAAATTGGTCGGGGCCAAAAACCAGGTTAAGAACGCTTTTTCACAGATCGATGTGCAACTAACCCGTCGCCATGACCTTATTCCAAACTTGATCGAGGCTGTTAAAGGTTACATGAAGCATGAAAGTGAAACACTGGAAGCCGTGGTTAATGCGCGTAACGCCGCTGTCTCCGGCTTACAAGCCGCTGCCGCTGATCCATCCAATCCGGAAGCGATCGAAAATCTTTCCAAAGCGGAAGGACAATTGAATGGCGCCTTGGGACGCTTGTTTGCACTGGCCGAAGCCTACCCTGACCTCAAGGCCAATGAGAACATGATGCAGTTCCAGGAAGAGTTAACTTCTACCGAGAACCGTGTGGCCTTTGCGCGCCAGGCCTTCAATGATGCCGTAATGCGTTTTAATACCATGCGCGAACAATTTCCAAACAACTTTGTGGTGGGTTTTTTCCCTGGCAAATTCAATGCAGCCCAGCATTTGCAAATTGAAGATGGCAAAACCGAAGTGCCAAAAGTCTCATTTGACTAA
- a CDS encoding EAL domain-containing response regulator → MTTSFNTNDQLTLLVYDDDREIFSYVKTIAKGLGYRVLCANNFSEFRAQNSHDIDIIMLGLQMSDHDGVEILRYLKKIESQAGIIITSSALESVLKASGRLASSHSLRYMGYLLKPYEQNALERKLTQEIPELDKPRRRNFPEFSRNDVRRCIAKDEIVMFYQPKIDIETLQFVSVEALVRWQHPDLGILGPGAFLPLVEELNMIGTMTTLIMEKAYAQVKSWEKIGLSPKIAVNLSARSFFELDLPEQFVSIATKYEVPIDRITLEITESWDAQDSLIALDIMTRLRLKGFNLSIDDFGTGYSSMTQLKDIPFTELKLDQSFVRGATDDGGARAIVESCIELGHKLGLHVVAEGVETQTDWELVSDLGCDEGQGYFIARPMPGDNIPNWLERWNVSLGLDEKATRETA, encoded by the coding sequence ATGACAACCAGCTTTAATACAAACGATCAACTCACATTACTGGTCTATGACGACGATCGGGAAATTTTCTCGTATGTGAAAACAATTGCTAAAGGTCTGGGTTACAGGGTTCTTTGTGCAAACAATTTCAGTGAGTTCAGGGCACAAAACTCACACGACATCGACATCATCATGCTCGGCTTGCAGATGTCCGACCACGACGGCGTGGAGATTCTCCGATATTTGAAAAAAATTGAAAGCCAGGCGGGAATCATTATCACCTCCTCTGCACTGGAAAGCGTACTCAAAGCCAGTGGTCGCCTGGCAAGCTCGCACAGTTTGCGCTACATGGGTTATTTACTAAAGCCTTATGAACAAAATGCTCTAGAACGCAAACTCACCCAGGAAATTCCCGAACTCGACAAACCACGGCGGCGTAACTTCCCCGAATTCAGTCGTAATGACGTAAGACGTTGCATTGCCAAAGACGAGATCGTGATGTTTTACCAACCCAAGATCGATATCGAAACTTTGCAATTTGTGTCGGTAGAAGCATTAGTGCGTTGGCAACACCCTGATTTGGGCATTCTAGGGCCGGGAGCCTTTCTGCCATTGGTAGAAGAACTGAATATGATCGGCACCATGACAACCCTGATAATGGAAAAAGCCTACGCCCAGGTGAAAAGCTGGGAAAAGATCGGACTCTCACCAAAGATCGCTGTGAACTTGTCGGCGCGTTCCTTTTTTGAACTCGATCTGCCCGAACAGTTCGTCTCGATTGCGACAAAATATGAAGTACCGATCGACCGAATTACTCTGGAGATCACAGAGAGCTGGGATGCTCAAGACAGTCTGATCGCACTCGACATCATGACGCGTTTACGCCTGAAAGGATTTAACTTGTCCATCGATGATTTCGGTACAGGTTATTCGAGCATGACCCAACTCAAAGACATACCTTTTACCGAGCTCAAGCTTGATCAGTCATTTGTACGTGGAGCAACTGACGATGGCGGCGCCCGTGCCATTGTTGAATCTTGTATCGAACTTGGGCACAAACTGGGTTTGCATGTAGTCGCAGAAGGCGTCGAAACCCAGACTGACTGGGAACTCGTTTCAGACCTTGGCTGTGATGAAGGTCAGGGCTATTTCATTGCCCGCCCAATGCCAGGCGATAATATACCGAATTGGCTGGAGCGCTGGAACGTCTCACTCGGCCTGGACGAAAAAGCAACCCGCGAAACCGCCTGA
- a CDS encoding glutamate--cysteine ligase yields MTSEYFKVLESIRDMGGAEILVGGLRGVEKESLRVSPDGTIAKTRHPKALGSALTHPYITTDYSEAQLEFVTPPYANNWQVMQSLTELHQYTHKVLHQQSDNQDHLHELIWPASMPCMVTKGSDVPVAKFGSSNVGRMKHVYRLGLGYRYGRTMQTISGVHFNYSIPERFWPIYREFQTFVGKQSEDFISSQYFHILRNLRRSSWIILYLFGCSPAVCKSFNVSSDGLEEMYSSYYLPHATSLRMSNIGYKNESQSSIQVSANSLQEYITDLTAAISTPYPEYDKIGVKVDGEYRQLNSNLLQIENEYYTLVRPKRVARSGEKPSEALKRAGVQYLELRALDNSLFDPVGVNSDEMYFLELLVWYCLFYPSQPLTPDEETENSQNQLKVAREGRKPDLKLLHHGRERNLQEWGRAMCEDMQPLAKLLDQGLPEMSQPLYSRALQKQIDKIIDPEKTPSARILCEMREQKISFYHLSKNIAVAHHEYFSALHLNEKKYSRLSEIAKKSLARQSLMEKNDHESFDDYLAKYFAK; encoded by the coding sequence ATGACCTCCGAGTATTTCAAAGTTCTCGAATCGATACGCGACATGGGCGGTGCCGAGATTCTTGTGGGCGGATTACGCGGTGTTGAAAAAGAAAGTTTACGCGTAAGCCCAGACGGTACCATTGCCAAAACCCGACATCCAAAAGCGCTTGGTTCAGCCCTGACTCATCCCTACATCACAACGGATTATTCCGAAGCACAGCTCGAATTTGTCACCCCGCCATATGCAAACAATTGGCAAGTTATGCAATCGCTCACCGAGTTGCATCAATACACGCATAAAGTTTTACATCAGCAATCCGATAATCAGGATCATCTTCACGAATTGATCTGGCCCGCGAGTATGCCGTGCATGGTTACCAAGGGTAGTGATGTTCCTGTAGCCAAGTTTGGTAGTTCCAATGTGGGTCGCATGAAACACGTGTATCGATTGGGACTGGGTTATCGCTACGGGCGTACCATGCAAACTATTTCGGGCGTGCATTTTAATTATTCTATTCCGGAGCGATTTTGGCCAATCTACAGGGAATTCCAAACCTTTGTTGGAAAACAAAGTGAAGATTTTATCTCGTCCCAGTATTTTCATATATTGAGAAACCTGCGTCGTTCCAGCTGGATCATTTTGTATTTATTCGGGTGTTCACCAGCGGTATGTAAAAGCTTCAATGTCAGTAGTGATGGTCTGGAGGAAATGTATAGCAGCTATTATTTGCCCCATGCCACCTCCTTGCGCATGAGCAATATCGGTTACAAGAATGAAAGTCAGTCATCCATACAGGTGTCGGCCAATAGTTTGCAGGAATACATCACAGATCTAACCGCTGCGATCAGTACACCGTATCCGGAATACGACAAGATAGGTGTAAAAGTGGATGGCGAGTATCGACAGTTGAATAGCAACCTGTTACAGATCGAGAACGAGTATTACACCTTGGTCAGGCCCAAGCGGGTTGCGCGCAGTGGCGAAAAACCATCTGAGGCTTTAAAAAGAGCCGGCGTGCAATACCTTGAATTACGCGCTCTGGATAACAGTTTGTTTGATCCGGTCGGGGTCAATAGTGATGAAATGTATTTTCTCGAATTGCTGGTCTGGTATTGTCTGTTTTATCCGAGCCAGCCATTAACACCGGATGAAGAAACAGAAAATTCTCAAAACCAGCTAAAAGTGGCACGCGAAGGGCGCAAGCCGGATCTGAAACTCTTGCATCATGGACGCGAACGAAACTTGCAGGAGTGGGGCAGGGCAATGTGTGAGGATATGCAACCCTTGGCAAAACTACTCGATCAGGGTTTGCCGGAAATGAGTCAACCGCTTTATTCCAGGGCCTTGCAAAAACAGATCGACAAAATCATTGACCCCGAGAAAACCCCGTCGGCACGCATATTATGCGAGATGCGTGAGCAAAAGATCTCGTTTTATCATTTAAGTAAAAACATCGCAGTAGCTCATCATGAATATTTTTCGGCTTTACATTTGAATGAAAAAAAATACTCGCGCTTAAGCGAGATTGCGAAAAAGTCACTTGCCAGGCAAAGCCTGATGGAAAAGAATGACCATGAAAGTTTTGATGACTATCTGGCGAAGTATTTCGCAAAATAA